CTgcttacataaaaatattttaaaattgttatggaaattttataatatagaagatataacaaatttttatttcacgtataTACGTTCACGTTGTTAGGTTAAGTTCTCGTTTGCTTTTGtcttatgtacatacgtataatcctacgaaaaagaaagaaaaagaaattagaaagaagagagaagaggactgaagaaaggaagagagaagagaggtcAGTCACGAAACgatacttcttttatttagaGAATTACGAGAGTGGAACGAAGCTCGCAGGTGCACGAACTTAGAGAAGGCGATGCGTGCGAATTAGCTCGAGTACACTTCTCTATATCTCCCTTCGTTTCAGCTTGCTACATTTCGTAAGTCAGTTAGTTTCGattaaagaggaaagaaagaaagatctaaTCTAAAATCTGAATCgagaaaaatcataaaacgagaaaaaagaaagacaaactTTCATATCTGTatgtaaacaaaatttttaatgagttacatagattaaaaaaaatatatatatatgtataatgataaagtattaattaatatagtacatatatattatcattttttattttaataaggtTATTactgaaaattaataatatttttctaatcataaTACAagttattattcattaatacgatttatctatattcaatatctaaatatcttttttcaaaattttttgcttggaaaattttaataaatacataataatatagattattattattattattatatgaataaaaagtaggatatgaatatgtatgtaggCTAATTGATTCGATATCACGTAGGATGGGATCATTTTGCAGTGTTcagtattaattaaaacaaccTTCGCACGGTCTCCATCATCGAACGCGTTATGAGTGATTAGATTGAGTGTGGGACGAGTTACTTTGGCCATCATATATAATCAaacgttttctattttctaaaagattattttgctgaagaagaagaagaatatgtaaagataaaatcgataaaatatcgtaCTCGATAGATTAGAATCTTAGAAACCCAGAAACTTTTGATTCATcctatatttaacatatttgagtaatatattataatacaatatcttatatgatttatatataatattgtaataaaacaaatttataataatatattatttgacatatatctattgaattataatgcaaaaacattatattgtatactcaaatattttttattataatatatatatttataatatataatataatatatatataaatataatatatatataaatataatatatatatatatatatatatatatatatatatatatatttatagaatgtCTCCTATTTATTGAGATAtggaaataatattgtttcatgaaatcaattttacattaagaaaaattaatgagtGTAATTAATACGGAACGATCTAACAAATTGCTCGATTagtgtaatgaaaaaaagtaatttttatgaaGGTGATGACAGCACTTACAACGTGTATTTTTAGAAGGAAATAGAAGGTGGTAGACTTTGGTCGCTGATCGAAAATCGTTAGTAGTGTCTGGTATTTCATACCGGTACCATAATGACGGCCATTCGTCGTTCTGTGTAGTATCTTATGCAAGAGCACACGGAAAAGAATCGTTCGTTCGCACGTAAAGCAGCgacttgtctctctctctctctctccctttctttctctttctttctccccttctctctctatctcgctctttctcgatatatatcgtGAGACGAGGATCGACAACGTGACTCACACTGGCCTCGCTTCCGATCCAGCCCACCGTTAGAAAGATCTATACAGATCAGGttcctatcttctctcttccctctctctctctctctctctctctctctctctcgttcatttaaatttttcatcgaagatTATCTTACGATTATGTATGTTCGcgatcgtaaataattattagtttcCCGTCGAAccaatcgaagaaattttgtgcgtgtgtgtgtatatatatatatatatatatatatacatatacacggtAGTAAATGAAGTTTTGTTTAGTTGAATATTGACCTTGACAATGTGATTtcatactttattttatttatgtcaAGTTAATTTTCATACTCGTATTATCTATTTTAAGTAATTTCTACacttgttaatttatttatattaagttATTTTGATAcctatttttttacttaagtTAAGGTAATTCCATACTTGCTCTTTCATTTATGtcgtattattttcatacttaaatgtataatattcttatatttatttgtcccTTAGGGAAactttatctttaattaaattatttatattagttttcatttttatttatttcatttcttagtGATTTTTTGTCTTATTTCTAAATCGACAGTCATAATCATTTAATAACGGGATGACCAAATGCACGTCTCGTGCTGTTTCGTAAGATAAGTAGCAATTTCATTGgttgcgcgcgtgtgtgtgtgtatgtgtctgcCTGCATGCATGCAgccacccctctctctctcatacacgcacacacacatacatacacatttataaattataattttagtcGGATCTTTATGGTCTCTCACGAGTTCAGAATGAAGAAGCTCACTATacctttccttttgttttttgaaCAATGAAAGAAGTTAGGTATGTTGTCttctatgattattatttgttcagaaaaacaattttatttataaatttctaaaaaattataatttgaaataagaCACCGATCGtgagataaataattaaagtttcattttcgttcattttatctattattatctaaatacaaatgttattgcaaaattaatataaacatttctGAAAGATTTCTTATTGGAGATAGGCACTGatccagaaaaaaaagaaacaattagaaatttattttctttcatatttactTCTAATTTTATGCTAATCGATGCAATCTAATCGTTCATTGTTAATAACTACTGGAGTGAgctaattttctaaaaattataatttctaatatgcTTTTCCTtcgatgtattttttatatgtactataattattatcattaccatcatcatcatcaccatcatcatcatcatcataatcattattattattattactattattattataattgaatgCTCTTAAAATATGTTTAACAAGCATAAATAAAGTCTCGATGATCACGCAAGCTACTCCTCCCGTGTCGTTTCACATATCCGTTAGTGCATCCGTCACGTTAGGCgccaaattttttattcgaccgTCGATGTCGCGTCCGTTTCCAACATTAAAAATTCGTCGAAAGAACTCGTGTACGCGCTCATGCGTATCTCCCTGTCCTGTGTACCGAACTCCACCTGCTGCTTCCTGCTTCCTCTCTTGCTTCCTTTCCTGCTTCATTCTTTccatttcaatgaaatattgttaattcttttgtctttttcgcgataaagaattatacaaaaattgtttataattcttattattcttttttttttaatttgtctaTGTGTACACAATCTGTatgaattttttgataaaaaatatattattaaaaacttcGAGCCTTCGAATCATCGAAGctttgatcgatcgagaaactCGTGGAAGATTTGCCATCCGAGAGCGAGATTCAAAGATCGATGCAAGGATCTACCGGTCGCATTTACCGTTACGAGATCTCTAACGGGATGCGAAGAGAACGGCGAAGTGAAAGAGACGATTTTGCTCTTTCCTGATCGACCATAtgcacacatgcatatatatacatatacagggTGGGTCAAAATTCTCTAAACGGGTCAAAAGTTCctagataattttaaaaatcaattattctttttcgagacttcttagagaaatttatttttcgaattgtTAAACTGCAAATCTAGCTTGTAAAATTACAAAGCCTAACTATGAGCTTAAAACCtttcgtaatataataattaatttttaaaatcatttaagaACTTTTGATTCATCTACGGATTTTTGGTTCATcctgtacatacacacatacgtacatacgtcgaatagaaatttcaacgaaaataaTCATATGCGTGAATTCGTGcgtgatattattattgttatcattatcagATGAAAGTCAACATACTTTTTTGTGAGAACTGGTTCATTTCCCTcaagaaattgtttttattgtaTTCATCTGTTTATCGTACGTAAGATCAATTCTTTGCATGCtcaatttgttttgtttcttttttatctcatatAATTAACcgtaataaaagttttatacaattatttttataatattgcattgtcatacaaaaaatttcttgcctcattaaatttttttttgattctcataaatatatcaaaaattatcttatatttaaattacaaaatgtgcaatattaaaatattctaattttgaatatatattcgattaagttttacaatatatatatatatatatatatatatatatatatatatatatattatcgtaaaaCACATTAAAGATTGAAATCTTTTACTATCAACGTTCTCCTTCGTGGAACACGATTACAATTTGCAATAAAACTTTTCCAAATCCCGTCACGGTGCGCCGGTCTCTGTATGCGCAACGACGATGCAACAGTTGTACGTAATTACCTTTAATCATGCAGTGACGTTTTCTATGTGTAATTCGACACTGTGAAGGGCTTgtcgaaatgaataaaatgaacactccttgtaattttatacgatcgaatgatttttttcgaaactagtaaataatattaaagaaaaaaaaaaaaaaacaaattgaataCACTTCTGAGATTTGTTtacatgtttttttaattttgaagttACACATTCacatatatctcttttatttcatttttatacttGGCAGTATAGTTATAGTAatggattaattattatggaataattaatataacaaaagttatattgtaaatttcatattaaataatttctttttttaatttatatatcagaattaatttcttataagaAAATGTACAGTACAGTTATACTACTATAATCAATTTTACACACAAtcgtatcattttattttttctttttattgtagccacgaaaaaataaaattgatttatacaGAATGAAACTAACATTACAATCGATTAATTggaaattctttatttcttttcttctacaaGTTGATGATGACTCATTTTATAGGAAGTTAGGAAGCTTATCTTGATAACGCGAGGAGAGATaagcgataagaaaaaagaaacgagaaaattcAGACACTTTTTCTGTTGTTGATTAGTGAACAATGAACATGAGATAAGTGAGGAAAAgtagaatttaaaatattttttcacgacaattaattaattttaatttttctaacgtttacaagagagagaaagagagagacgaacgaTGCTACGTGTAGCCTTCAAACTACGTTCGCCACGTTTAATCCATATCGATTATGAGGTGGAAATGTGCACTTTTGTAGCTTCGTTTGTCAATAACAAAGGATTTTAGCTATGCGTCATTGTCAtagctttaaaaataaaataaaatataatcaaacaataataatggtaaCAATATGATGGTTacaagataattaaaatttcatttctatctcctttattatttattatagaaaagaaaaacacgatAACTGTGATTTATGTAGTTACAATCTTTCGCGATAATATTAAGTCGAATCTGGAAATCTCTATTCATCCCTTTCACCAGAAAGTTCCATTTCATTCGAGGAGAAAGTCTCAGTGCCTAGGTGAGACGAACTTTATACTCCGAAACTGTGTTACATTATTTACGTATACGTTTCTTGTGTGTTTCGACTGCTCCGATCTATCTGTGCTAATTATTCTCAGCATATTCACAACTTCAATaagtgtataaaataaaattgcataaaataaagtaacaataaaattgttaaaacaataacgaaagaaataacaatgaaataggattaatataaacattaaacattcttttattaatgttatatttgCGCTAAGTCCTTGTTTGGACCAACAGagaaatcttcttttcctttcttttactaGTCTTTCCACATTCATTGGTCttaccttttcttcctctcgatTCTTgttccctctttcccttttatcaattttaaacatcacttttttctccttttacattcttcttccacttttatcttttactttgCATCCTACCTTATCTACCTCGATCAACTTCGTTTTTCATTCACGTATTCGACAGATGTcactattttattcttccacCATAGATGTCAccatcttatttttcttcccaCCTTGTCCATCACTAACCAATGTGCACCACAATCTTACAcgcatattttcttttctctcgaccCTACGATAATCGAAAGAACACAAGAATCGAAAGAACACAATTTCCAAACACATGACATAGATGTCATGTATGCACACCAGTTGACCAATTTtcagtattttatatctaaataaattcaaaaacattatatatatatctatatataatataatataagtaaaaataaataaaatataaattttataacatttaaaacATACTAGTCGGactataaataatgatataatttatactaattaaatatgttatataacaataaatataaatattgtaatatttaacatttatagataaataaggCTCCATTGTaggttaattaataaatagttGTGTCGTGTAATAAAactaatgttttttattttttatttgatatatacgcatatatacgtaagtatattatatttattttatataaatataatatacatattaattttgtttatataagtattataataacgtatttatactttctatttgatttgataagaagaaaaagaatggagaATCAGCAGGTATGGGTCCGCGATCCAGAGGAAGGCTTCATCATCGGAAAGTTCACGGACATGGTGGATGGCGATGCATTGATCTTAccattcgatcgaaaatatccACAACGCACTTGCCCTCTCGACGAGGTCTTTCCTGCCGGAGAATACACCAAAGATGTCGAAGATAACTGTAAGATTCGCTTAGGAAGATTAAGGAtaacattattctttttttagaacatttttttttatcagttcAAGAATACTCTCTTAAATCTAAAACAGGATGATTCTTTGAATCTGTCAtgactttgaaaaaaaaataatcaaaaaatttaaatgcgtattaataattgtttcaactataataaaaatctaaaaataatatatatatataataatatataagtaatatataaatataataaaaagatatatatgggtattattttttaaaaagttatacatacatatacttgtatgtaaaatatatattaatcaatttcaaatattattttccacATATTTAGTACGAGCTGATAAAGAATGTGTAAAGTATAAAatactttaataattcaaCGAATAGCTAATGGAATAGAGATAATAAATGTACCTTAGAAGATATTCAATCTCTTTGTTGAGTTTATCATTGATCAGAATTAGTTAGAAGTACACTTTACGCTCGATTCTCACGAGGAAACTTTCGCTCTTTTGAAAATCCACTTTCACCCAATTACTTCTCTTGATTACAGGTGCATTGATGTACCTTAATGAGGCCACTCTGCTAAACAATATACGTACTCGTTATTTCAAGGACAGGATATATGTGAGTACACACAGGAAGTGTAGGCTAACTAgcctaattaattaattaattgcttGTTTATGCTAAAAAATTATTCCGTTTAGTCGTTCGAAATTGCATAATACTTGTTTTGTATTTACTATtacaaaattagaatttttcatatCTGTAGATACTAATTAAATGGTTCTTGATCGTTGCAGACATACGTAGCTAATATTTTGATAGCTGTTAATCCTTATTGTGAAGTTAAGAATCTTTATTCACCAGAAACCATAAAAACTTATAAAGGAAAATCTTTAGGCGAAACGCCACCACATGTTTTTGCAATTGgtatgtgtacatgtatatatgtatatatatatatcttgaattataatatttattttgaaattaaatatgatctatataataaaaagtaaacatttaataaataataattaaagcgaaattatattaatattaaactttttactaaattgagaaattattttcacaaaTAGCCGACAAAGCATTTAGGGATATGAAAGTATTGAAACAATCACAAAGTATTATTGTTTCGGGTGAATCTGGAGCTGGTAAAACTGAATCAACAAAGTATCTTCTTAGATATCTTTGTGATCTTTGGGGATCTACAGCTGGACcgatcgaacaaaaaattctcgatggtaattacgataataaatacgtaaattgattttaaagctataaatattaattacatattttttaatattaatatgaaatataaataaataataatacataaaagtattgtaattatataagtattcttatattatataaatttgatctaTTATCGTCTttcaaaaaatgaataataataataattattattattattattatatatattttttttctaaaaaacattaaaatatatccttttttagCCAATCCCGTGTTAGAAGCTTTTGGAAAcgcaaaaacgaagagaaacaaTAACAGTTCTCGATTTGGTAAATTCATGGAAGTGCATTTCGATGCGAAATGCCAAGTGGTTGGTGGTTATATATCTCATTACTTGTTAGAAAAATCAAGAGTATGTTTGCAAAGTCCAGATGAGAGAAATTATCACGTTTTCTATATGATGTGTGCCGGCGCTCCGCCCGAGTTACGTTTGAAATTAGGAATTACCAAGCCGGATGATTTTCATTATCTGAAGAATGGTTCCACGCAATACTTTTGTAGTCCAGAGTCTGAGAAGAAACTAAACGATGCACAAAAAAGTTCTGAACAAATGAAACAAGGAAGTCTTTCGGATCCTTACTTGGACGATGTTGAAGGATTTAGTGCAATGGATCAGGTAATCGATCttaaaattatcttatttaacTTAATAATTTTCCTTGTTGTCAACTATGATTGTATGATCCTTAAAGAGGTTGAAACTTCCGAATATTATgctaagaattattttcattgttctattttatatataattacgatattaatacgagattattattatatttatatcttaatgttatttttacaattttttcaatttattgcCGATAACAAAAGTacctaaaaaaatatgatacgTAATTTTGAgtgttgatatttttatatatatatcgaattattttttgattactATACCCTTTTATATTGCCAACACCGACGTTTCGTTCTAGGAAAGAGCAACggtaaattgaatattttcctttcattcatTGTGTATTATGCATCAgcaatttttcttctaactTTATCGCTTACATCTTTCAACTTTAGAAACAACTcgcatttcatttttttgccATTGATTAGAAATGTATTAAAACAGAAAGCAAAATACTGCTTAGATAAACGAAAGTTAGTATTTCTTTcctcataaatttttcaaggCCAACATACAgagaatttaattttgatacttatatattttatgtatatatatttttttctccaaaaataattgtttttgcAACTATAATAAATTAGCACACAAAAACTAATGTAACTCAAAAACGAAGCAGTATTTCGTTTAATCTCGATATAcatgtaattttattgaaaaatcttcgtttttaaaattatatcaatttagGCATTAACTCGTCTTGGATTGTCGGATTCCGAACGAATGGAAATTTATACGATGGTAGCAGCAGTACTGCATCTTGGTAACATTACTTTCGAGGATAATCCTGAAGATACCAAAGGTGGTTCAAGAATAAGCCCAACTTCTGAGAAGGCTGTTTTAATGACTGCTACATTATTGGGGGTTGATCCTGAAGAACTTAGACAAGCATTGGTGTCAAAAGTCATGCAAACTAGTCGAGGTGGTATCAAAGGAACCGTCATTATGTGAGTTAACGTAACATTgctataaaatgtaaatacgaATACAATATTTgcagaataattaaatatatctatgttaaACGTTTAAGGGTGCCTTTGAAGGTTTATGAAGCTAATAATGCTAGAGATGCTTTAGCAAAAGCAATTTATAGCAAATTATTCGATCATATTGTTGCTAGTATCAACAAAAGTATTCCTTTCAAAGCGTCGAGTTATTACATTGGTGTTTTGGATATTGCAGGATTTGgtaatatatagacatattcacttctgtaaaaataaattaaaaattgtatcttTAATTGCACTGTTTTTTTTCACCAGAGTATTTCAAAGTTAATAGTTTCGAACAGTTCTGCATTAATTACTGTAACGAGAAGTTGCaacaatttttcaacgaacgaaTTTTGAAGTATGAACAGGATCTTTATGCCAGAGAATCTTTGAATGTACCTAAAATCTCCTATGTAGATAACCAGGATTGTATAGGTAAACTTTGACTGATttgctaattttttttatataatttctaaattttatacatatatatatatatatataatttgttattatgtATCTTTTCATATTTGGTAGATCTCATTGAATCCAAAAGCAATGGTATCTTTAGAATGTTAGACGAAGAATCTAAGTTACCTACTCATAGCTTTGCACATTTTACAAGCGAAGTACATCGCGCTTGGAACGGACATTTCCGTATTACTTTACCACGAAGTTCTCGTTTAAAGGCGCACAGGGAATTAAGAGATGACGAAGGATTTGTAATCCGTCATTATGCTGGTGGTGTTTGTTATCAAACGGTAAAATACTATCTAAATTTTCTATACCTTAAATTGTTTAAGTTAAACGGTATATCCAATAAATgattatctaataatataaatatatatttatatattaaattgtttctaataaattaattaaattaataaatagtcGAAGATATTTACCATATACATGTctcgaggaaaataaaaagtttttatactctttttaattgaataatttcattttaatgtaaattaattgTCTCAACGATTCTTATTTGCAGAATCAATTTATCGAGAAGAACAACGACGCTCTACATGCTTCCTTGGAAGCATTGATACAAGAaagcaataataaatttcttcgaacGCAATTTGCCAATAATTCTTcccaaaaaggaaaattaacgTTTATTAGCGTTGGCAGTAAATTTAAAACGCAATTGGGTGAACTCATGTGTAAATTAAAGAGCAATGtaagatttatgtatattttattacgataattaGATTTGCGTTTCTATTTGTATTGCTTCCTTATATGTAATACTTATTGCAGGGcacaaattttattcgatgcaTAAAACCTAATAATGACATGGTTGCACATCAATTTGACGGGAACAGCATTTTAGGTCAATTGCGTTGTTCGGGAATGACGTCTGTATTGGAATTGATGGAACATGGTTATCCTAGTAGAGTTACCTTTCAAGAATTGTACAATATGTACAAATCTTATTTACCTCCAGAATTGGCAAAATTAGATCCAAGATTCTTTTGCGAGGCTTTACTTCATAGTTtgaaattgaacaaaaaagattttagATTCGGCATAACTCGAGTTTTCTTTAAACCTGGAAAATTTGctgaatttgataaaattatgaaatcaGATCCAGATAATTTGCAAAAGTTAGTCgctaatgtaaaaaaatggTTGCTTAGATCGAGATGGAACA
Above is a window of Vespula vulgaris chromosome 4, iyVesVulg1.1, whole genome shotgun sequence DNA encoding:
- the LOC127063567 gene encoding myosin heavy chain 95F isoform X2, whose translation is MENQQVWVRDPEEGFIIGKFTDMVDGDALILPFDRKYPQRTCPLDEVFPAGEYTKDVEDNCALMYLNEATLLNNIRTRYFKDRIYTYVANILIAVNPYCEVKNLYSPETIKTYKGKSLGETPPHVFAIADKAFRDMKVLKQSQSIIVSGESGAGKTESTKYLLRYLCDLWGSTAGPIEQKILDANPVLEAFGNAKTKRNNNSSRFGKFMEVHFDAKCQVVGGYISHYLLEKSRVCLQSPDERNYHVFYMMCAGAPPELRLKLGITKPDDFHYLKNGSTQYFCSPESEKKLNDAQKSSEQMKQGSLSDPYLDDVEGFSAMDQALTRLGLSDSERMEIYTMVAAVLHLGNITFEDNPEDTKGGSRISPTSEKAVLMTATLLGVDPEELRQALVSKVMQTSRGGIKGTVIMVPLKVYEANNARDALAKAIYSKLFDHIVASINKSIPFKASSYYIGVLDIAGFEYFKVNSFEQFCINYCNEKLQQFFNERILKYEQDLYARESLNVPKISYVDNQDCIDLIESKSNGIFRMLDEESKLPTHSFAHFTSEVHRAWNGHFRITLPRSSRLKAHRELRDDEGFVIRHYAGGVCYQTNQFIEKNNDALHASLEALIQESNNKFLRTQFANNSSQKGKLTFISVGSKFKTQLGELMCKLKSNGTNFIRCIKPNNDMVAHQFDGNSILGQLRCSGMTSVLELMEHGYPSRVTFQELYNMYKSYLPPELAKLDPRFFCEALLHSLKLNKKDFRFGITRVFFKPGKFAEFDKIMKSDPDNLQKLVANVKKWLLRSRWNKMQFCALSVIKLKNKIIYRRYYLIILQKTARMFITKKQHLPRIKGLVKIKNLQSQLIKMQDISNQLKNRDKCIADINQLQVDLENSIRHIKEDAKIKVAEIDTIYTNLVNQMNKQMASLQDTVKQQKIAEEQARLKNIQRELELEKNKKEEEERKKKEDEDNRKKKLEIEVRRKAEEQQRKMQEFEDRKAVAAIQAQLEKEAIEECRYRELLEQERRDHELAVRLAQESNGQVEDSPPPVRNGSDVRVPSTNNNRLIRSEQVRNHQAAMINKKYDLSKWKYSELRDAINTSCDIELLEACRHEFHRRLKVYHAWKARNRRKTIMDENERAPKSIMEAAARTTRTSMKQTIVDSSQRYFRIPFVRPSASNQQDNSHTSGKRGWWYAHFDGQYVARQMELHPDKPPILLLAGVDDMQMCELSLEETGLTRKRGAEILEHEFNREWERHGGKPYILACDRKK
- the LOC127063567 gene encoding myosin heavy chain 95F isoform X1, with product MENQQVWVRDPEEGFIIGKFTDMVDGDALILPFDRKYPQRTCPLDEVFPAGEYTKDVEDNCALMYLNEATLLNNIRTRYFKDRIYTYVANILIAVNPYCEVKNLYSPETIKTYKGKSLGETPPHVFAIADKAFRDMKVLKQSQSIIVSGESGAGKTESTKYLLRYLCDLWGSTAGPIEQKILDANPVLEAFGNAKTKRNNNSSRFGKFMEVHFDAKCQVVGGYISHYLLEKSRVCLQSPDERNYHVFYMMCAGAPPELRLKLGITKPDDFHYLKNGSTQYFCSPESEKKLNDAQKSSEQMKQGSLSDPYLDDVEGFSAMDQALTRLGLSDSERMEIYTMVAAVLHLGNITFEDNPEDTKGGSRISPTSEKAVLMTATLLGVDPEELRQALVSKVMQTSRGGIKGTVIMVPLKVYEANNARDALAKAIYSKLFDHIVASINKSIPFKASSYYIGVLDIAGFEYFKVNSFEQFCINYCNEKLQQFFNERILKYEQDLYARESLNVPKISYVDNQDCIDLIESKSNGIFRMLDEESKLPTHSFAHFTSEVHRAWNGHFRITLPRSSRLKAHRELRDDEGFVIRHYAGGVCYQTNQFIEKNNDALHASLEALIQESNNKFLRTQFANNSSQKGKLTFISVGSKFKTQLGELMCKLKSNGTNFIRCIKPNNDMVAHQFDGNSILGQLRCSGMTSVLELMEHGYPSRVTFQELYNMYKSYLPPELAKLDPRFFCEALLHSLKLNKKDFRFGITRVFFKPGKFAEFDKIMKSDPDNLQKLVANVKKWLLRSRWNKMQFCALSVIKLKNKIIYRRYYLIILQKTARMFITKKQHLPRIKGLVKIKNLQSQLIKMQDISNQLKNRDKCIADINQLQVDLENSIRHIKEDAKIKVAEIDTIYTNLVNQMNKQMASLQDTVKQQKIAEEQARLKNIQRELELEKNKKEEEERKKKEDEDNRKKKLEIEVRRKAEEQQRKMQEFEDRKAVAAIQAQLEKEAIEECRYRELLEQERRDHELAVRLAQESNGQVEDSPPPVRKSEQVRNHQAAMINKKYDLSKWKYSELRDAINTSCDIELLEACRHEFHRRLKVYHAWKARNRRKTIMDENERAPKSIMEAAARTTRTSMKQTIVDSSQRYFRIPFVRPSASNQQDNSHTSGKRGWWYAHFDGQYVARQMELHPDKPPILLLAGVDDMQMCELSLEETGLTRKRGAEILEHEFNREWERHGGKPYILACDRKK